One window from the genome of Nicotiana tomentosiformis chromosome 5, ASM39032v3, whole genome shotgun sequence encodes:
- the LOC138892948 gene encoding uncharacterized protein — MDDKNKTKDNPKARLELQEYCRQPELHLQSANNGKVFKPEASYTFTLEQRRQICECIANLKMPEGYASNMGKLADMVEGKLTHMKSHDYHIFMETLIPIAFCGVPENIWKPIFVLTTSTVICHVLEISPIGTMVEVENVLDVAYQNNTSCVNQKVDDQLENDLEHPQRLLEEVDMEKITIIENEDEESPNENEISEEEEFSDEEG, encoded by the exons atggatgataagaataagacaaaagataacccgaaggctagattggaattacaagaatattgcaggcaacCTGAATTACATTTGCAGTCTGCGAACAATGGCAAGGTGTTCAAGCCCGAGGCCagctacacattcactttggaacaaAGACGACAGATTTGTGAGTGCATTGCAAACCTAAAGATGCCCGAGGGCTATGCTTCAAACATGGGAAAACTTGCTGATATGGTTGAAGGAAAGCTAActcatatgaaaagtcatgactaTCATATCTTTATGGAAACCTTaatccctattgcattttgtggtgtGCCTGAAAATATCTGGAAAcccatttttgttcttactacttcGACAGTCATATGCCATGTGCTAGAAATAAGCCCAATCGGCACAAT ggtggaagttgagaatgtgctagatgttgcttaccaaaaCAATACCTCATGTGTTAACCAAAAggtggatgatcagttagaaaatgacttggagcatcctcaacgccttttagaagaagttgatatggagaaaataacaatcatagaaaatgaggatgaagaatcacctaatgaaaatgaaataagtgaagaggaagaattttcgGACGAGGAAGGATAA